Genomic DNA from Pigmentiphaga litoralis:
GGCCTACAAGTCGTTAGCTCAAAAATACCATCCAGATCGTAATCCCGGAGACCAGGCCTCTGCTCGAGCAATGGCGTTTATTAATGCTGCCTATCAGGTGCTGTCGGATCCTGCACTTAAGGCAGATCACGACGCCTGGATTGTCGAGCAAGAGCGGCCATTCGCAAATGTACATCGAGAAGAATCTCAACAACCCCATCAACCGGGACCAGTACAGCCAAGTGCCACTACCGCGGGGCCCGCGAAAGATGAAGATGCGACGCCGAATAGGACCAGTACTACCAACTATGATCGCGAGATCGTGACCGTATGCGTCATAGGACTGCTCTTTTTGGCAGGATATTTACTGCAGAAGGAGCGCCCCACAGACTTTGCAACGGCGGCGCCGTCAGATATTGTCGCTGCGCCAGCGGTTGCGAAAAGGCCGGAGCAAGCAATCGAAGCTCGCATTTACAGGCCAAGCAAGGCTAGCGAGCCAATCGAAAGTCTGAAGTTCATGCCCCCGATGCTGGCTCCGAACGGCTCCCCTTGGCCGCGGGCCGCCGCTTATGTCGTCGATTACCCACGGCTTAAAAGTGAAGGTCTTTCGAGTGTCACGGTGGACAATAGTCGCAATGGCAGTCCTGTATTCGGCAAACTGTTTGCTTTAGATGGACTTTCGAACACTGCAGTTCGCTACTTCTATATCCCAGGCTTTCAAACTTTCACCCTTGATACAGTGACGGCAGGCAGATACGACGTTCGTTATCAAAACCTTGATGACGGCGGCTTTTCAAAGACGGAATCCTTCAACCTTTACGAAAGGGAAGTCTACAACGGGACTGAATACAGCAATCTGACCCTTACTCTCTTCAAGGTAGCCAACGGAAATATGCGTACTACGCGAATATCTGCAAGCGAGTTCTAAGGTATTTCAGCGACATACTCAAAGGGGAGGATCTCTACCTTCCCAGATAACGATCGCCTCGGCTTCAAAACGCCCTCTTGCCAATGGTCGGACCCAGCAATCTGCAAGCACACTTCGGCACGACTCGACAGGGTTACCGGTGAGTCCCTGGCCATAGGGCACCCACCTAAACCCGGCGGTCAACTCAGTCGAACCTAGCCCATGCCGCCCTCTTTAGCGCACGGTACTTTC
This window encodes:
- a CDS encoding J domain-containing protein → MDRVHTHYDNLKVSREAPPEVIRAAYKSLAQKYHPDRNPGDQASARAMAFINAAYQVLSDPALKADHDAWIVEQERPFANVHREESQQPHQPGPVQPSATTAGPAKDEDATPNRTSTTNYDREIVTVCVIGLLFLAGYLLQKERPTDFATAAPSDIVAAPAVAKRPEQAIEARIYRPSKASEPIESLKFMPPMLAPNGSPWPRAAAYVVDYPRLKSEGLSSVTVDNSRNGSPVFGKLFALDGLSNTAVRYFYIPGFQTFTLDTVTAGRYDVRYQNLDDGGFSKTESFNLYEREVYNGTEYSNLTLTLFKVANGNMRTTRISASEF